TGAAGTTGTCGTGATCTACGAGATGGAGGAAGTGTCCTTCGAGGATGACCTGTTGGTTGACTCCGGCTTTACGTGCTGTCTCAAGCGCCGATGGTAGTTCGTCAGGGGTCATCGCTGAAAACAATTTTTCAATGGCAGCTTGTTTGGGATCGCTTGCGGGTTCCTCGTTGCTTGTGGATGTTTGTGCCTGACTGAGTGTGATGCTCAGTAGGAGTGTAAGAATAGTCCTCATGTTCTTCATTGTTTGGCTTGGTTGGTTTGAATGGGGTGTTGGCTTGGAAATAAAACAGGCAGGCGATAAGCGCCTACCTGTGTGATTCACAATATGATTGAGAGTGGGGCGGTTTTGATACCCTTCTCAACATGCAATGGGATTATTGGCCGGATGGAATGTTGAGTGTTTGTCCGATACGGATGGTATTGTCGTTCATTCCGTTGGCTGCCTGAATGGACTCGACGGAGGTTCCGTATTTTTTAGCCAAGGCCCAGAGGCTGTCGCCTGCGACGACTTTGTGTGCCGTGGTGGGGCCGGTGGGTGCAGCTGGCGCTGCAGCCGTTGCCGGGTCAGAGCCGAGCGGTGGCTGGGGTGACGGGGCTGGGTTGACGCCGGGAAGTGGCTGGTAGGGCGCTGCGCCCGAAGGTGTGTAAACGCCTGACTCGCCTCCTGCCTGGGGAACGCCATATTGGTTACCTGAAGATTGGGCTGCTTGTTGCTCTTTCCAAGCCTTGTATTCCGGATCGTTGGTTCCGCATGCGCTGAAGGCCAGACAGGCCAGCCCGGCTGTGATCGTGATGGTGGTCGTGGTTTTCATGATGAAGTGGTATGATAAGGTTGCTAGTTATTTAGCATTTAATCTCAATTTGTAAAACGGAAGTTTTCTCTTTGATCTTTCATGGCTCTCAGGAAGTTGTGGAAGATTCGGGAAACCTGTAGAATGTTTCCGCGGTGGCCGTGGTGTGTTCTGCCAGGTCTTCCAGCGGTTCGTTTCTTGCAGATGCGATGCTTTCGGCCGTGTGCCGGGTGTATGCCGGCTCATTGCGTTTTCCTCGATGGGGAACGGGAGCTAGGTAGGGGGAGTCGGTTTCTAACATGAAAGAGCCTCGAGGGCATTGGCGGGCAGTGTCCAGAACCAGACGGGCATTTTTGAAGGTGGCGATTCCGGTGAAGGAGATCAGGCCTCCGAGTTCGAGGATGGGGGCTGCTGATGCGAAATCGAAG
This genomic stretch from Oceaniferula marina harbors:
- a CDS encoding LysM peptidoglycan-binding domain-containing protein — encoded protein: MKTTTTITITAGLACLAFSACGTNDPEYKAWKEQQAAQSSGNQYGVPQAGGESGVYTPSGAAPYQPLPGVNPAPSPQPPLGSDPATAAAPAAPTGPTTAHKVVAGDSLWALAKKYGTSVESIQAANGMNDNTIRIGQTLNIPSGQ